The Carassius auratus strain Wakin chromosome 11, ASM336829v1, whole genome shotgun sequence DNA window gttgtTTAAGAAATTGGGCATGTTATTACAAACCTTTGCACAAGACTTAATTTGTGCATTAAACAAGTAAGTCATGAAAGTTTTGGTTTCATGTTGACGActgtgtttctttgttttttaaatttcctAGAAGAGAAAACTGTGGGGTTTCGCCTGAAACCCCCGACTCTGATCCATGGCCAGGCGCCGAGTGCTGGTGAGTCACTGATCAAACATCTGCTGCTTTGAACTGTCTGTTGATTACTGTCCATTTGTGGTGCTTTCATAAGATTGTTTATTTACGTGATTCCACAGACAGTCACCATTTGAACTTTCTGTGTCAAAGACCCTTAATAGGGCCTGAGAGTTAGCCTAAAATGTCTTTTGATTTGTTTCAGGTGTCCCGAGCCCCAAACGCAAAGAAGCCCAGCGCAGCATCCTGCGACCTCCAATGCTGCAGCCCCCTCCAACTCGATCCCCCCCACAGAACAGTGAGTGCTAGGGTTCACTAAGATTATAGTTCAGTATGTAAATAAGTTTTAATGTCACAGTTCGGTATGTTTTCGGTTCAGCAAGTACATAAAATtgcatctctttttcttttttatgaaactgttgtttactgaacaaattgttgttctgtctctaaataaaaataacttaaagctgcagtctgtaagttttgcctctttgtcaCCATCTCTGTTTAAAAACCTGCAATTGTAGCTGTTTGCAGAATTAATTCATCTTCCTTAAGGTCGTGGGTGAATCTGATGTTTGAGGAGTATGCTCGTGTGTTTGGCAGTCAGTCACTGCACCTGTGTGGATATTTACTGTTCTTCAcaatcacagattctagcctacGTATTGGAATATATGACCCAGATAAGAATTTTCACCATATATTGTCATCTGAATAAGTAAGAAACAAGTCTgccacttttgttctgaccaactgaagaaaaaagcattacaataaatcatGCTACCAGTGGTGATTAAATCTAATAGTTAGCTCATATAACATCAAAccctgcaaattattattatcattatactttaatctcaaattattaatattgacAGCACTGGCTGGTTATGTTCTTGCTCAAATATGTGattctggaccacaaaaccagtcttggtTCGctggggtattttttttttttagcaatagccaaaaaatacatcgtatgagtcaaaattattaatatttattttatgccaaaaatcattaggatattgagtaaagatcatgttccatgaagatattttgtaaatatcctaccgtaaatatataaaaacttaatatttgattagtaatatgcattgctaagaacttaaatTGGACAATATTAAAggctattttctcaatatttagattttttttttttgcaccctcagattccagattttcaagcagttgtatctcggccaaatattgtctgatccttgTCCTATCCGACACTTAagacagggtcacatatgatATTGGATCATTTATAATGATATTGGACTGCATCTTTAAGGATAATTATAAATGATTGTTAATGTTATAAACTGTGTAGGGAACCCAATTACTTgcacattactataatattaaagGTTATAATTAACACCAGAGCCAAAACTATTGCATTTAggtcatatatattttaaaatacaataatcagcacttcaaaaaaatatatatacatgtaaattgCCAGTTTCACATATTAATATCAATTAATATGTGACTAATTATCAAAATTACGTTTCTACTCCAATTCATTGTTGAGATAACTTGTTTTCATGGCAGATTTATTTACACATACATTTCATAATCAAGACATCACTAGCAGGTTAACATAACTATAGTGAATATATAGGCTAATGTAGTGCATACATTTATGCTTATTTCTGTAGCGCACTAACCATCTGTGGGCACTGAATGGTTTGCCCAAAGCAtattgtttacaagctgttttatcAGTGTCTTTCcgtggttgaaacactgattgagctaTTACTGTACATGATGAGATGTGATATGTTCATTCGTGTCTGTTTTGTGCTAGTATTATGAAACTATTAAACTGTTTTGCGATCAAAGATCATCAGAacggcatttattgtttgaatttactGAAAAATTGGACAGAATTTGAAAGATGAGACTTTGTTTCTTAtcaaaaataaggaaaaaaccaAGCTTATTGCACTTATTGGATAATGTAAATGAGCTGTATGTCCAGTGAAGTTTTATTCTTGCATAGATAAATTAAAACATAGACATATTGAACTAAGAGTTTCAAATAAAGTTCCTCATGTGCATTGTATAAAACAATTCTATATTTGTTCCGTACACATGCACATGGAACCGTAAAACCTGTCCTGAAAATATTGATTATGAATATGTGTATTGTTACACCCATAGTGAGTGCATGATGAATATCTAACAGATCAGCTGAAggagaactaaaactaaaagctgCAATCTTGTTTCACCAGACACGGACGACAGCAGTTCAAACGGAGCGAAGAACCTCTCAGACGGAGGAGCAGGATGTGAACGTATCTCAGAGACGTCTGCTGCTGGCACACAAGATAATGACGCGTCAACGGTAAGATGTGACTAACAACCCACTGTTATCTACTTGATTTTATGGTCACATAAATCTCTTAAAAGGGATAGGTCACCTAAAAAAAATTTGGCATCTTTTACAAaccctcaggttgttccaaacctgtatgagttcttatcttttttttcctcttttcttctgAGCAtacaagaagatatttagaaCAATGCGGGTAACCAAACAGCTGCCTCTCATTGAATACTATGGGAAAAAAatcagtggaagtcaatggggaccagaaactgtttggttacccactttcttgaaaatattttctgtgttcttcagcagaagacagaaactcctaaaggtttggaacaactgaaggtgagtaaatgatcacagaattaTCATTTCGGGTGCACTTTGGGAGAAAACCGATTAATACTTTTTGTACTATTTTGCTTAAAAAGTGTACTTGCGCAATACTTTTTCATGCCactttgtttgatattttgttatataacagAGATTCATATTCATCTTGAAGTGTGGTTTAAGGTGTCGACATAGTTTTCAGGGCCACTTTAATGTTTGCActcattgttttttatatttgccAAATATAAGCATGTTTGAACGCAGCATGGGCTGTGGTCCAAAGGCCAGACAAGTCTAGTTTTCTTTCACATAGCTGTGGCTTCCAGAAAGTACTTTGTCATCTTGTTCTGAATCTCTTCATTTTATTTGGCTGACCCCGTATTTCTAGTTGAAGCTCTGAAAGACAACTAGCGCAAAGTGAACAGGATATGAGCAGCGTGGTCAcacttttaaacttaaataacCTTTTGTTATTTCTTTTAAGGTAAAGAGCAACAACACTCTTGGACAAAAAACAGAAGACCAAACTGAAGGTGCCCCACTTGAGACCAGTTTTGTGTTTGGACAGAACATGAGGGATAGAGCAAAGGTTTGATTCATCTGCGTCCGATGACAAAAATAAACTACTTCAGTGCAAATATGTAGGAgatgttattttatgattattttgtcctttttatgtattttaaatatagatCAAGTTATCATTTACCTGTATCACGCAGTCCTAATTCCAAATAATTCTTGATCAAGTTCTGACTTTTAGTGAGAAATAGTTTTGCTTCTGTGTTGGTGTTTCATCTTGTTGAGTGAAAGTATAAGTGTGTTTTCTGCAGCTGGGCACCAGCTGTGTCTCATCCAAAAGTGGTGATTCAAAGGAAACAAATTACTTTTTGCAGTATGTCACTTCCAGGTACTGCATCTGAAATGTTcatgttaatatttaaagaaatttttACAGATCCCCTCGGGCAGAGATGTGTAACTTTCCTTGGAATCAATATTGTTTCTCGTAGTGCACAAAAACCTGACTGCAGCAATGCCAACAGCGTGAAGTTTGTCTTTGGGCAGAACATGTCGGATCGTGTCTtggtaaaactgtaaattctgttcGAATCTTTGATGTGTTTGTCATGATTTGGCATGGTCAGGTTATAATAGATCACAGTTCCTGACATGTTTATGTATTGCATGCTTATAGGCACTGCCAAAACTCAGCACTGAACCTCCAGGGGGCAGCAAAGAGCCTCAGTCAGAGATGGGCCTGTTCAGTCAGATTTCGTCCTCACATGATCAAACTCTGGAGAAGGGTATGTGATTTTGGACTTtttgtgacttttatttttttttaatcttacagaGTCTTAAAAACAAACCAGAAGTGGCAGGATGTTAATAAAATAGCATAGTATgcttaacatatacatacatatatgtgtttTTTAGCAAATCTatgcacacgtgtgtgtgtttttcaaagCGACTTGCAATTTGTCATAAGAGTCCACAATTgtctttatgaataaattaaatcaaacccATCAGGTATCTAATGTCAAGAAGATTTTTAATCAAAGTTCCGTTCATAACAttctaaaaacagtaatattgtgaaacatacaatgttacattgtttttctgtttgaatatattttaaaatagtttaattctgtgatgcaaagttgaattttcagcatcattcctccagtcttcagtgtcacatgatacatcagaaatcattctgatatgctgctcaagaagcatttctgattattattgaaATCAGTCGTGCTGCTGCAGATTTTTGTGGAAATCTTAATGCGtttttctctgatgaatagatagttcaaaagaactgcatttgaatCCTTTTTTAATAAAGTCAGTAATATCCCTTAATTGTACAAAGATAATGTAAGGTTCTTGTTCTTCCTTTATTTTCACAGTATCATTTTTATCCACTGCCTTAAGCAATTGAAGCTCATGCTGTGGTTTTTTAATGTGCTGTAGGTGACAACATGAAAGAGTCTCTGGAGGAGTCGGCGGCGCGACACGAAGCACACAAATCACACAAGTGTTTATTAGAGCAGGTGGAGGTCAGGACAGGAGAGGAGTCTGAGAGCAATGTGCTGCAGGTGAGAGCAGCGCACACATCTGATCCATACAGGCCAGCTTCACAAACACCTGAGAGGATGATGCTCTCTGCCGTGTGATTTCAGATGCAGTGTAAGCTGTTTGTGTTTGAGCTGACGTCTCAGTCATGGCTGGAGAAAGGATGTGGAGTGCTCAGGCTCAATGACATGGCGTCCACTGACGACGGCACCTTACAGTCCAGACTGGGTAATGCACAAAGGCCTTGGTCGTATAACCTTCGCACTTCAATATTTACCGGAAATTTGCCATGGAGTTCTGATAGTGGCCATTCATTGATATCAAAAGGAAAAGTTCATCCCAGAAGTGAAAGCTTTGTCATAATGTAATtacaagatatatatttttttatcttgaaaCAAACCGAAAAAGATCACATGCAGAATGTCGAACATTTAATATACTCTACcgttaatgtttctgaaagaagtcttaagccaaccagggctgcatttatttgatcaaaaacacaattaaaccaGTAATACTGTggaatattaccatttaaaatataactgttttctatttgaatatactttaaaatgtaatgataaaaagaaagttcaaaagaatagcatttatttaaagtaggaatcatttgtaacattatgagtgtctttactgtgacttttgatcattGCTGAATTAAATATCTATTTCTTTAAAACTCATTCTGACCACCAACTTTAGAACAGTAGTGTCAAAATCActctttgtttttgttaatatggAAAACAGAAGCTTAGCATTTCTGCTTAAACATTTCTTtgaattgcatgaaaaaaaagaggAGTCACATGAGTTTGGCATTGGATGAAATATAACTTTATACACAGCAGCTTGAATTTACTGGATGTTTGTGTAACGCAATAGTTATACAAAACATTCACTAAAAACACCTCATTTTCATTATAGATGAGGCCACTTGCAGATTTTGTGACTGACACAAGGGGGTGCTATTTCTTCTGTTTTATCTGTATTGAGTGCTGAAGTTAGTGGCTGATGTTAGCAATTTCAAAATAGACAAATGCTGGACAGTTTATTGATTGTTCCTACATATCAGCctgtattaaacatttatttagcaataaaTGGCACAACACACCTTTTTTCAGTCACTAGTTTAGAAAAGAGAAATCTTTAGTGTTCTTGTTTACTGATAGGCAGCTGatcacagtgttttttttgtcttgcagTCATGCGGACTCAGGGAAGTCTTCGAGTGATCCTCAACACTAAGCTTTGGTCTCAGATGCAAGTGGATAAAGCCAGTGAGAAGAGTCTCAGAATAACAGCTATGGACACAGAGGAGCAGGGCGTCAAAGTCTTCCTCATATCTGTAAGAATGCACCCAGTGATTATCATATGATCAGCTGATTTGAGTCAGTCAGTGTTGTGTTGCTCGTCTCATCTCTCAGTCCAGCTCTAAGGACACTGCGCAGCTCTTTGCAGCCCTGCACCATCGTATCCTGGCGCTGCGGAGCATCAGCGGACAGGAGTGTGACGGCCAGCCAGTTATCCGCTTCAGCGACGACGACGAGTCCCGCACGCCCCCCACAGCTGCCACCCCTGCTCCAGGTAATATCTCATATTGGTATCAAGTTCATGGTTGTTATCTGCACTTGTAAGAtgcaaatcaaaaatatttagttgatatgatatgtgtatgtgtgtgtgtgtgtatatatacatatattgagagagagagagagagagagagagagatattattttttatttattcttttgaaaattacgttttttttttgttcacaatTGGTAATTTACttaacaatacattaaaaatactatTGCATTACTTCAGTTAATCTTTTCaattatatgcatattttaatttaattaaatatttattttatgtttttggctGGCGTAAATTCAAAAACATCCAGGAAATATTGATATCATAATAAAGAAAAGAAGtctcattaatataataaaatgtctagtaatttgaaaatcttttatttttgtctcttatcatttattagtaataattattagtaatgatatatatatatatatatatatatatatatatatatatatatatatatatataaatatatatatatatatatatatatatatatatatatatatatatatatatatatatatatatatataaatatatatatatatattgattgattgattgtccaCCAAATCAgtcattttggaaatttttacaGTCCTTAAATGGAAGTGTGCAAATGCTATAGAAGTTTTGTAAACCACATGAACCCATCGTGAGTAAAGACTGACACATTGGTACATTCAAGAATGAGACGTGTTTTAAACCAGAATTTTAAGTAGATTTTAAttccttctttttttccttctatatctccttatatatatatatatgtgtgtgtgtgcatatttttgtatttattgtttgtttgtctttgttaTTGTCTGTGCTTTGCTCATTTAAACCATTTTTCTTTCAGGTAATCCAGAGGCAGGTGTGTGTCCATCCACAGGTGACACACAGTGTTGAGTCTGCTGCTGATGTTTATCCCACAATGCCTCACTGCAGCCCTCTGATCCCCTCAAATACTATGCAGGTGTTTTTTCTCCTTCAGGTGTACTGTAGTCATGTGTTCAGCTGGTTTTATTGATTGCATTTTAACAGC harbors:
- the LOC113110754 gene encoding ran-binding protein 3-like isoform X3 codes for the protein MADENEKPAVAPPVFVFQKDKTQKRSAEGSSTEDGEDSDTADGNYSPAAKRGRTSPFTQFPPTHSVSKNNVFMPSSFCQSPTENSDSEPEEKTVGFRLKPPTLIHGQAPSAGVPSPKRKEAQRSILRPPMLQPPPTRSPPQNNTDDSSSNGAKNLSDGGAGCERISETSAAGTQDNDASTQKTETPKGLEQLKVKSNNTLGQKTEDQTEGAPLETSFVFGQNMRDRAKLGTSCVSSKSGDSKETNYFLQYVTSSAQKPDCSNANSVKFVFGQNMSDRVLALPKLSTEPPGGSKEPQSEMGLFSQISSSHDQTLEKGDNMKESLEESAARHEAHKSHKCLLEQVEVRTGEESESNVLQMQCKLFVFELTSQSWLEKGCGVLRLNDMASTDDGTLQSRLVMRTQGSLRVILNTKLWSQMQVDKASEKSLRITAMDTEEQGVKVFLISSSSKDTAQLFAALHHRILALRSISGQECDGQPVIRFSDDDESRTPPTAATPAPGNPEAGVCPSTGDTQC
- the LOC113110754 gene encoding ran-binding protein 3-like isoform X1, yielding MTPNLVFQLTEKPAVAPPVFVFQKDKTQKRSAEGSSTEDGEDSDTADGNYSPAAKRGRTSPFTQFPPTHSVSKNNVFMPSSFCQSPTENSDSEPEEKTVGFRLKPPTLIHGQAPSAGVPSPKRKEAQRSILRPPMLQPPPTRSPPQNNTDDSSSNGAKNLSDGGAGCERISETSAAGTQDNDASTQKTETPKGLEQLKVKSNNTLGQKTEDQTEGAPLETSFVFGQNMRDRAKLGTSCVSSKSGDSKETNYFLQYVTSSAQKPDCSNANSVKFVFGQNMSDRVLALPKLSTEPPGGSKEPQSEMGLFSQISSSHDQTLEKGDNMKESLEESAARHEAHKSHKCLLEQVEVRTGEESESNVLQMQCKLFVFELTSQSWLEKGCGVLRLNDMASTDDGTLQSRLVMRTQGSLRVILNTKLWSQMQVDKASEKSLRITAMDTEEQGVKVFLISSSSKDTAQLFAALHHRILALRSISGQECDGQPVIRFSDDDESRTPPTAATPAPGNPEAGVCPSTGDTQC
- the LOC113110754 gene encoding ran-binding protein 3-like isoform X2 → MTPNLVFQLTEKPAVAPPVFVFQKDKTQKRSAEGSSTEDGEDSDTADGNYSPAAKRGRTSPFTQFPPTHSVSKNNVFMPSSFCQSPTENSDSEPEEKTVGFRLKPPTLIHGQAPSAGVPSPKRKEAQRSILRPPMLQPPPTRSPPQNNTDDSSSNGAKNLSDGGAGCERISETSAAGTQDNDASTKTETPKGLEQLKVKSNNTLGQKTEDQTEGAPLETSFVFGQNMRDRAKLGTSCVSSKSGDSKETNYFLQYVTSSAQKPDCSNANSVKFVFGQNMSDRVLALPKLSTEPPGGSKEPQSEMGLFSQISSSHDQTLEKGDNMKESLEESAARHEAHKSHKCLLEQVEVRTGEESESNVLQMQCKLFVFELTSQSWLEKGCGVLRLNDMASTDDGTLQSRLVMRTQGSLRVILNTKLWSQMQVDKASEKSLRITAMDTEEQGVKVFLISSSSKDTAQLFAALHHRILALRSISGQECDGQPVIRFSDDDESRTPPTAATPAPGNPEAGVCPSTGDTQC
- the LOC113110754 gene encoding ran-binding protein 3-like isoform X4; protein product: MTPNLVFQLTEKPAVAPPVFVFQKDKTQKRSAEGSSTEDGEDSDTADGNYSPAAKRGRTSPFTQFPPTHSVSKNNVFMPSSFCQSPTENSDSEPEEKTVGFRLKPPTLIHGQAPSAGVPSPKRKEAQRSILRPPMLQPPPTRSPPQNNTDDSSSNGAKNLSDGGAGCERISETSAAGTQDNDASTVKSNNTLGQKTEDQTEGAPLETSFVFGQNMRDRAKLGTSCVSSKSGDSKETNYFLQYVTSSAQKPDCSNANSVKFVFGQNMSDRVLALPKLSTEPPGGSKEPQSEMGLFSQISSSHDQTLEKGDNMKESLEESAARHEAHKSHKCLLEQVEVRTGEESESNVLQMQCKLFVFELTSQSWLEKGCGVLRLNDMASTDDGTLQSRLVMRTQGSLRVILNTKLWSQMQVDKASEKSLRITAMDTEEQGVKVFLISSSSKDTAQLFAALHHRILALRSISGQECDGQPVIRFSDDDESRTPPTAATPAPGNPEAGVCPSTGDTQC